The following coding sequences lie in one Niabella agricola genomic window:
- a CDS encoding mechanosensitive ion channel family protein — translation MNAFLDQVYFNNSIRSYIAVGATILLVLLFKKYIAHYLALAIFKILKIRWKNIDFPTFRALATKPLGLFFAVLITVTALDKLTLPSELEFSLYKITFRELLRMTGTFFIIFTFFQFIIKMIDFVMLMVQGVYMKEQTGQGTHQLIFFFKDLIKVLVALIGLLFILKYTFNYDIKGLLTGLSIVGAAVALALKESLENLIASFIIFFDKPFATGDAVKLNSVSGVVEKIGLRSTRIRSDDKSYITVPNKQMVDSVLDNQSNRVQRRAELKLEVSSSTSAGAIEQLLNGIREILSGDGVLSASAFVTSITANAILINCEYFTGANAREFNVIRERNTLKVLALLEQLNIATAQSVSDIKIIQDTPQHTAAPEH, via the coding sequence CCACAATCCTCCTTGTGCTGCTGTTTAAAAAATACATTGCACATTACCTGGCCCTGGCGATTTTCAAAATACTGAAGATCCGGTGGAAGAATATTGATTTTCCAACCTTCCGGGCGCTGGCGACCAAACCCCTGGGGCTTTTTTTCGCAGTGCTGATCACAGTCACGGCCCTTGACAAACTAACGCTTCCTTCAGAACTGGAGTTTTCGCTTTATAAGATTACCTTCAGGGAATTGTTGCGGATGACAGGCACATTCTTTATCATTTTTACCTTCTTCCAGTTTATCATAAAGATGATTGACTTTGTGATGCTGATGGTGCAGGGGGTTTACATGAAGGAACAAACGGGTCAGGGAACCCACCAGCTGATTTTCTTTTTTAAGGACCTGATTAAAGTACTGGTAGCGCTTATTGGTTTGCTTTTTATACTAAAATACACATTCAACTACGACATAAAGGGGTTGCTTACCGGTTTGAGTATTGTGGGCGCCGCGGTTGCCCTGGCGTTAAAAGAAAGCCTGGAGAACCTGATTGCATCTTTTATTATCTTTTTTGATAAACCCTTTGCTACGGGAGACGCCGTAAAACTCAATTCTGTTTCCGGAGTTGTGGAAAAAATAGGTTTAAGAAGCACCCGCATCCGCTCAGATGACAAGTCGTATATCACTGTACCTAACAAACAAATGGTAGACAGTGTCCTCGATAACCAGTCGAACCGCGTGCAGCGCAGGGCCGAACTAAAACTGGAGGTTTCCTCCTCCACCAGCGCCGGCGCCATTGAACAACTACTCAACGGCATCCGAGAGATCCTGAGCGGGGACGGCGTTCTTTCTGCTTCTGCATTTGTAACAAGCATTACAGCAAACGCCATTCTGATCAATTGTGAATATTTTACCGGGGCTAATGCACGGGAGTTTAATGTGATCCGGGAACGGAATACGCTGAAAGTACTTGCCCTACTAGAGCAGCTGAATATTGCCACAGCACAAAGTGTAAGTGATATTAAGATCATCCAGGACACACCGCAGCATACAGCCGCACCGGAGCATTAA